The proteins below come from a single uncultured Carboxylicivirga sp. genomic window:
- a CDS encoding transporter substrate-binding domain-containing protein: protein MRTIFVITILVTLLPRLSAMGEYNVMVSNNYPPYHYYNTEGQIVGFNIDIIKAINQIYNGQINILVGDWEDINKSLVAGEIHGVAGIHYPGTPDNKYLYTRSVINTSHCFFFNSNYRSSFSFKDLRTETKPKVAIWKNDVLEHYVLSLNPNATFVFVDDYDQLFEALRQKDVICAMAQKIAGSYYAKLNNYSYVTAANEVFLERNMGFKVSAKYPELAEILNNGLEIIMANGTYKDIYDKWIKQYDKPVNNWRYYIKDIVVWSSVIMLIIGLLLFFNRILKKQVRLKTKHLQHQLELNNIIRQELELAKVRAEVSDQMKSAFLANMSHEIRTPMNGILGFSDLLKSADYGSEEQSYYISLIQKSGARMLSTINNIIDISKIESGAEKLILKELNLNNMMDEIQEFFSIEAKEKGIELITEQSKHHCNNCLLKTDEYKLHSILTNLIKNAIKFTYSGKVIIKYAITDSFAKFSISDTGIGISKDKQDVVFNQFVRADISYSSEFEGSGLGLSITKEYVKMLGGVIWLDSELGKGSTFYIKLPCNQFKLSGTVVENHIV, encoded by the coding sequence ATGCGTACCATATTCGTTATTACAATATTAGTTACGTTATTGCCTCGGCTTAGTGCAATGGGGGAGTATAATGTTATGGTGAGCAATAATTATCCTCCATATCATTACTATAATACTGAGGGGCAGATTGTAGGTTTTAATATCGATATTATAAAAGCGATTAATCAAATTTATAATGGTCAGATAAACATACTTGTTGGCGATTGGGAGGATATTAATAAGTCGTTAGTAGCCGGAGAAATACATGGTGTTGCTGGAATTCATTATCCAGGAACCCCCGATAATAAATACCTTTATACTCGTTCAGTTATTAATACGAGTCATTGCTTTTTCTTTAATAGTAATTATCGCTCTTCCTTTTCATTTAAAGATTTGCGAACAGAGACTAAACCCAAAGTTGCTATCTGGAAAAATGATGTATTGGAGCATTATGTTCTTTCATTAAATCCAAATGCAACGTTTGTTTTTGTTGATGATTATGATCAACTCTTTGAAGCTCTTCGACAGAAAGATGTTATTTGTGCAATGGCGCAGAAGATTGCTGGGAGTTATTATGCTAAGCTGAATAACTATAGCTATGTAACAGCTGCTAACGAAGTGTTTCTAGAACGGAACATGGGATTCAAAGTAAGTGCTAAATACCCCGAATTAGCCGAGATACTTAATAATGGTCTGGAGATTATTATGGCTAATGGTACCTACAAAGATATATACGATAAATGGATCAAGCAATATGATAAACCCGTTAATAATTGGCGCTATTATATTAAGGATATCGTAGTGTGGTCCAGTGTTATAATGTTGATTATAGGTTTATTGTTGTTTTTTAATCGGATATTAAAAAAGCAGGTTCGGTTAAAAACAAAGCATCTGCAACATCAATTGGAACTGAATAATATTATTCGTCAGGAATTAGAATTAGCTAAAGTTAGAGCTGAAGTTAGTGATCAGATGAAGTCAGCCTTTTTAGCTAATATGAGTCATGAAATTCGTACTCCTATGAATGGTATATTAGGTTTTTCTGATTTGTTAAAATCCGCAGATTATGGATCGGAAGAACAGAGTTATTATATCAGTTTAATACAAAAAAGTGGTGCACGAATGTTGTCAACTATCAATAATATTATTGATATTTCTAAAATTGAGTCTGGGGCCGAGAAACTTATCCTAAAAGAATTGAATTTGAATAATATGATGGATGAGATTCAGGAATTTTTTAGTATTGAAGCTAAAGAAAAAGGAATTGAATTAATTACCGAACAGAGTAAACACCATTGTAATAATTGTTTGTTAAAAACCGATGAATACAAGTTACATTCAATTCTTACTAACCTAATAAAAAATGCCATCAAGTTTACGTATTCAGGTAAGGTTATTATTAAGTATGCTATAACTGATTCGTTTGCTAAATTTTCGATATCTGATACAGGAATAGGTATAAGTAAAGATAAGCAAGATGTAGTTTTTAATCAGTTTGTAAGGGCTGATATATCTTACTCAAGTGAATTTGAAGGATCGGGATTAGGGCTTTCGATCACAAAAGAGTATGTAAAAATGTTGGGTGGCGTAATTTGGCTCGATTCAGAGTTAGGTAAAGGCTCAACCTTTTATATTAAATTACCGTGTAACCAGTTTAAATTATCAGGTACGGTTGTTGAAAATCATATAGTGTAA
- a CDS encoding TonB-dependent receptor, translated as MNDKIKRSGRSSCNPLSVLLILGFLFTSSAIFAQNKVEGVIYDETHSPLPGAAIMIKGTSEGTITDIDGHFSISAEATDVLVVSFIGYKNFEILVANQASLTINLEPESVGLNEVVAIGYGTQKKGDITSAISSVKSEDFLAGNVQNAADLIKGQVAGLVITKASGNPNANSSINIRGMVSLKGGTSPLVLVDGIPGDLNTVAPENIASIDVLKDASAAAIYGTRGAAGVIIITTKGGKRQGKPVVSYDGYYTGSEFYKKADFMGPEDIRNGLTSLTDAGYNTDWLKAISQRAYTQNHSVSVSGGTENATYAANVTYRDERGIIKSTERNQLKVNFDLNQYFLDDKLKVNLNIVKGLIKHDISDPDYAYRQALIRNPTLPVYNNDGTYREVDVFQCYNPVAILNEKDGENRSEYTRITGNLTVEPIMGWKTNLMVATHRSFSNDKTYTTSNFYTAKTDNKVGEAYQKSYNDQNDYLEITSNYDKTINSHRISALAGYSYQDHMEENFWASNYGFPSDYNSYNRMTIGTALAEGHASMDSEKKEDKLIGFFGRVSYGYQNKYNLLASIRHEGSSKFGDNYKWGNFPSVSLGWTISNESFMQSLLWLNNLKLRAGYGVTGVIPKDPYKSIVRYGYDGSSYYDGNNFVKSLVIKSNPNPDLKWEVSKEYNVGFDLSVLNDRLGVSANYYWKTTTDMLYDYSVTIPPNRYTETLANVGEMQNTGFDFSINATPVKLSKFVWQTVITATHNKNKLVSLSNDLYESKNFLYTNYATDPISLPTHRVEIGQSMGQFYGMKSVGLTEDGYWLIENPETGEAVKFDEDVKADPKYRQYLGSGLPKVTIGWNNTFTYKQFDLVTQMSGQFGHKILNAQRMFYQNNYIQYNRLKSAADVVYGVAPLSQNLSQTFVSYFLEDGDYMKMDNITLGYTIRPNEYVSKVRLYVSVDNAFVITNYSGLDPELPTDFNKAGLDDRDKYPSIRSFTVGLNVTF; from the coding sequence ATGAATGACAAAATCAAACGATCTGGAAGATCCAGTTGCAACCCTCTATCAGTTCTACTGATACTTGGGTTCTTGTTTACTTCTTCAGCTATTTTTGCCCAAAATAAAGTTGAAGGTGTAATTTACGACGAGACCCACTCTCCACTGCCGGGCGCCGCCATAATGATTAAAGGAACGTCGGAAGGTACCATCACCGACATTGATGGTCATTTTAGCATTAGTGCTGAAGCAACTGATGTATTGGTGGTTTCTTTTATTGGTTACAAAAACTTCGAAATTTTGGTTGCCAATCAGGCATCTTTAACCATCAACTTAGAACCTGAGTCGGTTGGATTAAATGAAGTGGTTGCCATTGGTTACGGAACCCAAAAGAAGGGAGATATTACCAGTGCTATTTCAAGTGTTAAATCAGAAGATTTCTTAGCTGGTAATGTCCAAAATGCTGCAGACCTAATCAAAGGTCAGGTTGCAGGTTTGGTAATCACCAAAGCGTCGGGTAATCCCAATGCAAATTCAAGCATTAACATTAGAGGTATGGTTTCTCTAAAAGGAGGTACATCACCATTAGTTTTAGTTGATGGAATACCTGGTGATTTAAATACAGTAGCTCCTGAAAACATTGCCTCAATTGATGTATTAAAAGATGCATCTGCAGCTGCAATTTATGGAACTAGAGGGGCTGCAGGTGTAATTATTATTACAACAAAAGGGGGGAAACGGCAGGGTAAACCAGTTGTTTCATATGATGGTTACTATACTGGTTCTGAATTCTATAAAAAAGCAGATTTTATGGGTCCAGAGGATATTCGAAATGGATTAACTAGCTTAACTGATGCCGGTTATAATACCGATTGGTTAAAAGCAATTTCTCAAAGAGCATATACCCAAAATCATAGCGTGAGTGTGAGTGGTGGAACAGAAAACGCTACTTATGCAGCTAACGTAACTTATCGTGACGAAAGAGGAATAATAAAGTCAACAGAAAGAAATCAATTAAAAGTAAATTTCGACTTAAATCAATATTTCTTAGATGATAAATTAAAGGTAAACCTTAATATTGTAAAAGGCTTAATAAAACATGACATTTCTGATCCTGACTATGCCTATCGTCAGGCTTTAATTCGTAACCCAACTCTTCCTGTATATAACAATGATGGTACATATCGAGAAGTTGATGTATTTCAGTGCTATAATCCTGTAGCAATATTAAATGAAAAAGATGGTGAAAACCGAAGTGAATATACAAGAATTACAGGTAATTTAACTGTTGAACCAATTATGGGTTGGAAAACAAACCTAATGGTAGCAACACATCGAAGTTTTTCAAACGATAAAACCTATACCACTTCCAATTTCTACACTGCCAAAACTGATAATAAAGTTGGAGAAGCTTATCAAAAATCTTATAACGACCAAAATGATTATTTAGAAATAACTTCTAATTACGATAAAACAATAAATAGCCACCGAATCTCTGCACTAGCAGGATATAGTTATCAAGATCATATGGAAGAAAATTTCTGGGCTTCTAACTATGGATTCCCAAGTGATTATAATTCATATAACCGAATGACAATTGGTACTGCACTTGCAGAAGGTCATGCTAGTATGGATAGTGAGAAGAAAGAAGACAAACTAATAGGATTTTTTGGTAGAGTTAGCTACGGCTATCAAAATAAGTATAATTTACTAGCTAGTATAAGACACGAAGGTTCTTCTAAATTTGGTGATAATTATAAATGGGGAAATTTCCCATCTGTTTCTTTAGGATGGACTATTAGTAATGAATCTTTTATGCAATCATTACTCTGGCTTAACAATTTAAAACTAAGAGCCGGATATGGAGTTACAGGTGTTATTCCAAAAGATCCTTATAAATCAATTGTAAGGTATGGTTATGATGGAAGTAGTTACTATGATGGTAACAATTTTGTAAAAAGCTTAGTTATAAAATCAAATCCTAATCCCGACTTAAAATGGGAGGTTTCTAAAGAATACAATGTTGGTTTTGATTTATCTGTTTTAAACGACCGACTTGGCGTTTCAGCTAACTACTATTGGAAAACTACAACCGATATGTTATATGATTATAGCGTTACTATTCCTCCTAACCGTTATACTGAAACCTTAGCCAATGTTGGAGAGATGCAAAACACAGGATTTGATTTTTCAATAAATGCCACTCCTGTAAAATTAAGCAAATTTGTTTGGCAAACAGTAATAACAGCAACTCACAATAAAAACAAATTAGTGAGTTTATCAAACGACCTTTATGAAAGTAAAAACTTTTTATATACCAATTATGCAACTGATCCTATCTCTTTACCAACTCATAGAGTAGAAATTGGTCAATCTATGGGACAGTTTTATGGTATGAAATCAGTAGGACTTACTGAAGATGGATATTGGTTAATTGAGAACCCAGAAACTGGAGAAGCAGTGAAATTTGATGAAGATGTGAAGGCCGATCCTAAATATCGCCAATATTTAGGATCAGGACTTCCAAAAGTTACAATTGGATGGAACAATACTTTTACATACAAACAATTTGATCTAGTTACACAAATGAGTGGTCAATTTGGGCATAAAATATTAAATGCTCAACGTATGTTTTATCAAAATAATTACATTCAATACAATCGCCTTAAATCAGCAGCTGATGTAGTTTATGGAGTAGCTCCTTTATCACAAAACTTATCACAAACTTTTGTTAGTTACTTCTTAGAAGATGGTGATTATATGAAAATGGATAATATCACTTTAGGGTATACAATAAGGCCAAATGAATACGTTTCAAAAGTACGGTTGTATGTTTCTGTCGACAATGCTTTTGTTATAACTAATTATTCTGGTCTGGATCCTGAATTACCAACTGACTTTAATAAAGCTGGTTTAGATGATAGGGATAAATATCCTTCAATTCGATCATTTACTGTCGGCCTAAATGTTACTTTTTAA